Proteins co-encoded in one Nicotiana sylvestris chromosome 7, ASM39365v2, whole genome shotgun sequence genomic window:
- the LOC104246466 gene encoding calcium uniporter protein 5, mitochondrial-like isoform X1 translates to MWKTSCYVLKRTVTSAARANKNGLISQHGWFNGSSRVMGGYYFSSGGENKNGNGGLISQEEAKRLMRLVNVEELKTRLGMESKEVIGYSELLRVCENIGLAKTQGEAVAFARVLDEAGVIWLFRDKVYLHPNKVVDEIRRAVPLALLPEDDPTKDELKNLQEKKDKIDEVAHKQVRRILWTGLGVGILQIGLFFRLTFWEFSWDVMEPITFFTTSTGLILGYFYFLITSRDPTYQDLLKRLFLARQRKLIKKNNFDIQRFVELQKKCKLPINGQASLKHRLGIQLELEDLLHGH, encoded by the exons ATGTGGAAAACTTCATGTTATGTGTTGAAACGGACGGTTACATCAGCTGCAAGGGCAAACAAGAATGGGTTAATTAGTCAACATGGATGGTTTAACGGGTCGAGCCGGGTTATGGGTGGGTATTATTTCAGTTCGGGAGGAGAAAACAAGAATGGGAATGGAGGGTTAATTAGTCAAGAGGAAGCAAAGAGGTTGATGAGATTGGTGAATGTGGAGGAGCTGAAGACGAGGCTAGGGATGGAGAGTAAAGAGGTTATTGGGTATTCGGAGTTACTGAGAGTGTGTGAGAATATTGGTTTGGCGAAAACACAAGGCGAAGCTGTGGCTTTTGCAAGAGTGCTTGATGAGGCTGGGGTAATTTGGCTTTTCAGAGATAAAGTTTATCTTCACCCTAATAag GTAGTTGATGAAATAAGAAGGGCAGTGCCTCTAGCACTTCTACCTGAAGATGATCCTACAAAAGATGAGCTAAAGAATCTGCAGGAGAAGAAGGATAAAATTGATGAGGTTGCACATAAGCAGGTGCGTCGCATTTTGTGGACTGGATTGGGGGTTGGTATTTTACAGATTGGGCTCTTCTTCCGCCTTACCTTCTGGGAATTCTCTTGGGATGTAATGGAACCAATTACATTTTTCACTACTAGTACTGGTTTAATACTGGGATATTTTTACTTCCTCATTACTTCTAGAGACCCAACATACCAAGATTTGTTGAAGAGGCTTTTCCTTGCAAGGCAGAGGAAGCTCATCAAAAAGAATAATTTTGATATTCAGAGGTTTGTGGAGTTACAAAAGAAATGCAAATTACCCATCAATGGACAAGCATCGCTCAAACATCGCTTAGGGATACAACTGGAACTGGAGGATCTTTTACATGGTCACTGA
- the LOC104246466 gene encoding calcium uniporter protein 6, mitochondrial-like isoform X2 — translation MWKTSCYVLKRTVTSAARANKNGLISQHGWFNGSSRVMGGYYFSSGGENKNGNGGLISQEEAKRLMRLVNVEELKTRLGMESKEVIGYSELLRVCENIGLAKTQGEAVAFARVLDEAGVIWLFRDKVYLHPNKVVDEIRRAVPLALLPEDDPTKDELKNLQEKKDKIDEVAHKQRPNIPRFVEEAFPCKAEEAHQKE, via the exons ATGTGGAAAACTTCATGTTATGTGTTGAAACGGACGGTTACATCAGCTGCAAGGGCAAACAAGAATGGGTTAATTAGTCAACATGGATGGTTTAACGGGTCGAGCCGGGTTATGGGTGGGTATTATTTCAGTTCGGGAGGAGAAAACAAGAATGGGAATGGAGGGTTAATTAGTCAAGAGGAAGCAAAGAGGTTGATGAGATTGGTGAATGTGGAGGAGCTGAAGACGAGGCTAGGGATGGAGAGTAAAGAGGTTATTGGGTATTCGGAGTTACTGAGAGTGTGTGAGAATATTGGTTTGGCGAAAACACAAGGCGAAGCTGTGGCTTTTGCAAGAGTGCTTGATGAGGCTGGGGTAATTTGGCTTTTCAGAGATAAAGTTTATCTTCACCCTAATAag GTAGTTGATGAAATAAGAAGGGCAGTGCCTCTAGCACTTCTACCTGAAGATGATCCTACAAAAGATGAGCTAAAGAATCTGCAGGAGAAGAAGGATAAAATTGATGAGGTTGCACATAAGCAG AGACCCAACATACCAAGATTTGTTGAAGAGGCTTTTCCTTGCAAGGCAGAGGAAGCTCATCAAAAAGAATAA